The following are from one region of the Sphingopyxis sp. MWB1 genome:
- a CDS encoding S41 family peptidase: MTKATPTNRLSSKRRFALWQGAAALSTLALVPLATGAMATVDASTTEEISRFMDVFLEVKSNYVEPVADDKLIEGAINGMLASLDPHSGYLDSRAFSNLRTQTDGEYGGLGLSVTMEDGVVKVIAPTADTPADRAGIKAGDYITHLNKELIFGLTLDEAVEQMRGRPGTQIDITIVREGQDKPIELTLTREIIDLKPVKWELSGDVGVITVSSFSADATRDMKAAMLAAEKALGTRPRGWVLDLRSNPGGLLDEAVGISDLFLERGEIVSQRGRKKGDIERYFAEPGDAAHGAPVIVLIDSGSASASEIVAGALQDQHRAVVMGERSFGKGSVQTVLPLTDTTALRLTTARYYTPSGRSVQEGGIEPDIRVPQLSDPDYASRPKFRESDLRRHLVNEKRVDNALIEKDEKPDPRFSATAEELKAKGIDDYQLYYALEAIGRIKPTVQMAEKRAAAKAARRN, encoded by the coding sequence ATGACCAAAGCAACGCCGACCAACCGCCTTTCCTCCAAACGCCGCTTTGCCTTGTGGCAAGGCGCCGCCGCGCTCAGCACGCTGGCGCTTGTACCGCTGGCGACGGGGGCCATGGCGACGGTCGATGCCTCGACAACCGAGGAAATCTCGCGTTTCATGGACGTGTTTCTGGAAGTGAAGTCCAATTATGTCGAGCCCGTCGCCGACGACAAGCTGATCGAAGGCGCGATCAACGGGATGCTCGCCAGCCTTGATCCGCATTCGGGCTATCTCGATTCGCGCGCCTTTTCGAACCTGCGGACGCAAACCGATGGCGAATATGGCGGGCTGGGCCTGTCGGTCACCATGGAGGATGGCGTCGTCAAGGTGATCGCACCGACCGCGGACACCCCCGCCGACCGTGCGGGCATCAAGGCGGGCGATTATATCACCCATCTCAACAAGGAACTGATTTTCGGCCTGACCCTTGATGAGGCCGTTGAGCAAATGCGCGGGCGCCCCGGCACACAGATCGATATCACCATCGTCCGCGAAGGGCAGGACAAGCCCATCGAGCTGACGCTCACCCGCGAAATCATCGATTTGAAGCCCGTCAAATGGGAATTGAGCGGCGATGTCGGTGTCATCACCGTGTCGAGCTTTTCCGCCGATGCCACCCGCGACATGAAAGCGGCGATGCTGGCAGCGGAAAAGGCGCTGGGCACGCGCCCGCGCGGCTGGGTGCTCGACCTGCGCTCCAACCCCGGCGGGCTGCTGGATGAGGCGGTTGGCATCAGCGACCTGTTCCTTGAGCGCGGCGAAATCGTGTCGCAGCGCGGCCGGAAAAAGGGCGATATCGAACGCTATTTCGCTGAACCCGGCGATGCCGCCCATGGCGCGCCGGTCATCGTGCTGATCGATTCGGGTTCCGCCTCGGCCTCCGAAATTGTCGCGGGCGCCTTGCAGGACCAGCATCGCGCGGTGGTGATGGGCGAGCGCAGCTTTGGCAAGGGATCGGTGCAGACCGTCCTGCCGCTCACCGATACGACCGCGCTGCGTCTGACGACGGCGCGCTATTATACGCCGTCGGGCCGCAGCGTGCAGGAAGGCGGGATCGAGCCCGATATTCGCGTGCCGCAGCTCAGCGACCCCGATTATGCCTCGCGCCCCAAATTCCGCGAAAGCGATTTGCGCCGCCATCTGGTCAATGAAAAGCGCGTCGACAATGCGCTGATTGAAAAGGATGAAAAGCCCGATCCGCGCTTTTCGGCCACCGCCGAAGAGCTGAAGGCCAAGGGCATCGACGATTATCAGCTTTATTATGCGCTCGAAGCCATTGGCCGGATCAAGCCGACGGTACAGATGGCCGAAAAGCGAGCCGCGGCCAAGGCCGCCCGGCGCAACTGA
- a CDS encoding disulfide bond formation protein B, with translation MALSSRFAAPVLALLAPMLLYGGALVSQYGFGLHPCEMCYWQRWPHQAAMILAALALLMRRNARAMDMLTLLAALAIAISALIGVYHAGVEYGFWEGITTCSSGASGPVSLDSIMGAPLVRCDAAQWTLGGISLAGFNAIFSLGAAALVLILRRRGRTSGL, from the coding sequence ATGGCCCTGTCCTCGCGCTTTGCAGCGCCCGTCCTCGCGCTGCTCGCGCCGATGCTCCTCTATGGCGGGGCGCTGGTGTCACAATATGGCTTTGGCCTTCACCCGTGCGAAATGTGCTATTGGCAGCGCTGGCCGCATCAGGCGGCGATGATCCTCGCCGCGCTCGCGCTGCTGATGCGCCGCAACGCGCGGGCAATGGATATGCTGACCCTGCTCGCGGCGCTGGCGATTGCGATCAGCGCGCTGATCGGCGTCTATCACGCCGGGGTCGAATATGGTTTCTGGGAAGGCATCACCACATGCAGCAGCGGGGCGAGCGGCCCCGTATCGCTCGACAGCATCATGGGCGCGCCGCTGGTGCGCTGTGACGCCGCGCAATGGACGCTGGGCGGTATTTCGCTGGCCGGGTTCAACGCCATCTTCTCGCTCGGCGCGGCGGCGCTTGTCTTGATTTTGCGGCGGCGCGGGCGCACATCGGGGCTATGA
- a CDS encoding demethoxyubiquinone hydroxylase family protein: MTRPSPAPSAPPAKADRAAASMIRVDQAGEYGATRIYAGQLAVMGDRHPMAREIAHMAEQEERHRKFFDDMIVRRGVRPTALQPFWNVAGFALGAVTAAMGPRAAMACTAAVETEIDRHYQEQLEALGDSDPELSEAVADFRAEELEHKEAAMAAGAENAPGYPLLSLAIRAGCRAAIALSKRI; this comes from the coding sequence ATGACCCGTCCTTCCCCCGCCCCTTCCGCCCCTCCGGCCAAGGCCGACCGCGCCGCCGCCTCGATGATCCGGGTCGATCAGGCGGGCGAATATGGGGCGACGCGCATCTATGCGGGGCAGCTCGCCGTCATGGGCGACCGCCACCCGATGGCGCGCGAAATCGCCCATATGGCGGAACAGGAAGAGCGGCACCGCAAATTTTTCGACGATATGATCGTGCGGCGCGGGGTGCGCCCCACCGCGCTCCAACCTTTTTGGAATGTCGCGGGCTTTGCGCTGGGCGCAGTGACGGCCGCAATGGGCCCGCGCGCTGCCATGGCCTGCACCGCTGCGGTCGAGACCGAGATCGACCGCCATTATCAGGAACAACTCGAAGCGCTGGGCGACAGCGATCCCGAACTCAGCGAAGCGGTCGCCGATTTTCGCGCCGAAGAGCTGGAGCATAAGGAAGCCGCCATGGCCGCCGGAGCCGAAAATGCGCCGGGCTATCCGCTGTTGAGCCTGGCCATCCGGGCCGGTTGCCGCGCAGCCATCGCTTTGTCCAAGCGTATTTGA
- a CDS encoding alpha/beta fold hydrolase, with amino-acid sequence MTLPIVLITGQLLTEAVWQPLRAAWPDREMIVADNRSDDSIEDFARRLLDKAPPRFILIAHAMGGFIAFEVMRRAPERVAKLVLISTLASADGPAQTARRQGYIDLVESGKFDQVVEERIPILFPEEKRDDPHLVGIARQMAADTGAETFLAQQRAIMARIDSRPRLGEIKVPTLLIWGEKDGITSRAHHEEIAGAIPGARLETIPDTGHLPTLEASERVADLVAKFIDG; translated from the coding sequence ATGACCCTTCCCATCGTCCTCATCACCGGCCAGCTTTTAACCGAAGCGGTGTGGCAGCCGCTGCGCGCGGCCTGGCCTGACCGGGAGATGATCGTCGCCGATAATCGGAGCGACGACAGCATCGAGGATTTTGCCCGGCGCCTGCTGGACAAAGCGCCGCCGCGTTTCATCCTGATCGCCCACGCCATGGGCGGGTTCATCGCTTTTGAAGTGATGCGGCGCGCGCCGGAACGGGTGGCGAAGCTCGTGCTGATCTCGACGCTCGCCTCCGCCGACGGCCCCGCGCAGACGGCCCGCAGGCAGGGCTATATCGACCTCGTCGAAAGCGGAAAATTCGATCAGGTGGTGGAGGAACGCATCCCCATATTGTTCCCCGAAGAAAAGCGCGACGATCCGCATCTTGTCGGTATCGCGCGGCAAATGGCGGCCGATACCGGCGCCGAAACCTTCCTCGCGCAGCAACGCGCGATCATGGCGCGCATCGACAGCCGCCCGCGTCTGGGCGAGATCAAGGTGCCGACGCTGCTGATCTGGGGGGAAAAGGACGGCATCACCAGCCGCGCCCATCATGAGGAAATTGCGGGCGCCATCCCCGGGGCCCGGCTGGAAACCATTCCCGACACCGGTCATCTGCCGACGCTGGAAGCCAGCGAGCGGGTCGCCGATCTAGTTGCGAAGTTTATCGACGGATAG
- a CDS encoding 2-hydroxyacid dehydrogenase — protein sequence MIVLHARPSPGFREAVDAIFGPGVVVHVDEAAALDGVAGDITVLLHVLTPVTAEFIAAAPKLKLIQKLGVGVNTIALDAARDHGVAVCNMPGTNSQAVAEMALSLMMAVLRRTCFFDARTRAGEGWSADPSELDSVGEIAGRTVGLVGFGHSAQRLAPVLEALGARVVYTARSEKPVAYDYIPLDRLIAQSDIVSLHMPLTEETRGSIDPFAMKKGALLVNCARGELVDEARLVDALASGHLLGAGLDVFAQEPLPQDHPLLGLSNAVLAPHIAWLTPETLVRSLTVAEENCRRLAAGEALLHQVV from the coding sequence ATGATCGTCCTCCACGCGCGCCCCAGCCCCGGTTTTCGCGAAGCCGTCGATGCCATCTTTGGTCCCGGCGTGGTCGTCCATGTCGATGAAGCTGCGGCGCTTGATGGTGTGGCGGGGGATATTACCGTTCTGCTTCACGTGCTGACGCCGGTGACGGCGGAGTTTATCGCCGCTGCCCCGAAATTGAAACTGATCCAGAAGCTGGGGGTGGGGGTGAACACCATTGCGCTCGACGCCGCCCGTGATCATGGGGTCGCGGTGTGCAATATGCCCGGTACCAACAGCCAGGCGGTTGCCGAAATGGCGCTCTCGCTGATGATGGCGGTGCTGCGCCGGACCTGTTTTTTTGACGCGCGCACGCGCGCGGGCGAGGGGTGGAGCGCTGATCCGTCCGAACTGGATTCGGTCGGTGAAATCGCGGGGCGCACTGTCGGACTCGTCGGCTTTGGCCATTCGGCGCAGCGGCTCGCGCCAGTGCTCGAAGCGCTGGGTGCGCGGGTCGTCTATACGGCGCGCAGCGAAAAGCCGGTCGCCTATGATTATATACCGCTCGACCGGCTGATCGCCCAAAGCGATATTGTATCGCTCCACATGCCGCTGACCGAGGAAACGCGCGGCTCTATCGACCCCTTTGCGATGAAAAAGGGCGCGCTGCTCGTCAATTGCGCGCGCGGCGAACTGGTCGATGAGGCGCGACTGGTCGACGCGCTGGCGTCGGGCCATTTGCTCGGGGCGGGGCTGGATGTTTTTGCACAGGAGCCGCTGCCGCAGGATCATCCGCTGCTCGGCCTCTCCAATGCCGTGCTCGCCCCGCATATCGCCTGGCTGACCCCGGAAACGCTCGTGCGCAGCCTGACGGTGGCAGAGGAGAATTGCCGCCGGCTGGCTGCGGGCGAGGCGCTGCTGCACCAAGTCGTATGA
- the eno gene encoding phosphopyruvate hydratase — protein sequence MSSRIAAVTGRQLWDSRGRPTVEAEVTLESGAVGRAIAPAGASRGAHEAIDLRDGGSAYGGFGVNRAVAGIGAEIAGALIGADARDQAAVDRILCDLDGTANKARLGANAVVAVSMAVLHAAAADAGAPLWRYLADGRKVRIPLPEIQIFGGGAHAGRRTDVQDFMVMCPNAGSFRRALEITDDVYRAAGRLMEEKGPLSGVADEGGWWPNFSSNEDALDTLTKAIEASGHRAGEDVFISLDIAANEFGDASGYALALDDRRLSGAEMAARIIDWAGRYPILSIEDPAGQDDWTTMAAITARIGDRVQIIGDDVLVTNAGRVARAAEAAVCNAALIKVNQVGTVTEARAALDAALDRGWGAIVSARSGESEDVTIAHLATGWNAGQLKVGSFTRSERMAKWNEMLRIEEAIGSHAEWAGFTAFADPIGRVAA from the coding sequence ATGAGTTCGCGTATCGCCGCCGTCACCGGGCGCCAGCTTTGGGATTCGCGTGGGCGCCCGACGGTCGAAGCCGAAGTGACGCTGGAATCGGGCGCGGTTGGGCGCGCGATCGCCCCGGCGGGCGCGTCGCGGGGCGCGCATGAGGCGATCGACCTGCGCGACGGTGGCAGCGCCTATGGCGGCTTTGGCGTCAATCGCGCGGTCGCGGGGATTGGCGCCGAAATCGCGGGCGCGCTCATCGGGGCCGATGCCCGTGATCAGGCGGCGGTGGACCGCATCCTGTGCGACCTCGATGGCACGGCTAACAAGGCGCGGCTGGGTGCCAATGCCGTGGTTGCCGTGTCGATGGCGGTGCTTCATGCCGCTGCGGCCGATGCAGGCGCGCCGCTGTGGCGCTATCTTGCCGATGGGCGGAAGGTTCGCATTCCGCTCCCCGAAATCCAGATTTTCGGCGGCGGCGCTCATGCCGGGCGGCGCACCGATGTCCAGGATTTCATGGTCATGTGCCCCAATGCAGGCAGCTTTCGCCGCGCGCTCGAAATCACCGATGATGTCTATCGGGCGGCCGGCCGGTTGATGGAAGAAAAGGGACCGCTCTCGGGCGTCGCCGACGAGGGCGGCTGGTGGCCCAATTTTTCGTCCAACGAGGATGCGCTGGACACGCTGACCAAGGCCATCGAGGCGAGTGGCCACCGCGCGGGCGAGGATGTGTTCATTTCGCTCGACATTGCCGCCAATGAATTTGGCGATGCGTCGGGCTATGCGCTGGCGCTCGACGACCGGCGCCTCTCGGGCGCGGAAATGGCGGCGCGTATCATCGATTGGGCAGGCCGCTATCCGATCCTGTCGATTGAGGATCCGGCCGGGCAGGATGACTGGACCACCATGGCCGCTATCACCGCTCGCATCGGCGACCGCGTGCAAATCATCGGCGACGATGTGCTCGTGACCAATGCCGGGCGGGTGGCGCGCGCGGCCGAAGCGGCGGTGTGCAATGCCGCGCTGATCAAGGTCAATCAGGTCGGCACCGTGACTGAGGCCAGGGCAGCGCTCGACGCGGCGCTCGATCGCGGCTGGGGGGCGATCGTCTCGGCGCGGTCGGGCGAAAGCGAGGATGTCACTATCGCGCATCTCGCAACCGGCTGGAACGCCGGGCAGCTCAAGGTCGGCAGCTTCACGCGCTCCGAACGCATGGCCAAATGGAATGAAATGCTGCGGATAGAAGAAGCGATAGGAAGCCACGCCGAATGGGCGGGCTTCACCGCCTTTGCCGATCCCATCGGGCGGGTGGCGGCATGA
- a CDS encoding phosphotransferase family protein, producing the protein MADGGTAIVDDLGRAGLAVADGAAPVPLTGGVSCDVWKVEGVDGPLVVKRPLEQLRVAAEWHAPVERGASEVRWLRRARGVDPRIAPEVLAELPGYGFAMRFLADAPVWKEELIAGRIDTDFAAAVGARIAAVHAATANNPADHDAFSTQAMFRALRIDPFLLYVADRDAECAPALRALAEDLAQRQTALVHGDVSPKNILVTADGPLFLDAECAVYGDPAFDLAFCTTHLLLKAVWFDDVRLNEAAAGMVAAYCAVIDWEAPEALLGRAGALTAALLLARVEGKSPAPYLTDPDHRRIVRDQARACLLAPAPLDALVAQWKRTNI; encoded by the coding sequence GTGGCTGATGGGGGCACGGCTATTGTCGACGATCTGGGCCGCGCCGGTCTGGCGGTGGCGGACGGGGCGGCGCCTGTTCCGCTCACCGGCGGCGTTTCCTGCGATGTGTGGAAGGTGGAGGGCGTGGACGGCCCGCTGGTCGTCAAACGCCCGCTCGAACAACTCCGCGTCGCCGCCGAATGGCATGCCCCCGTCGAACGCGGCGCGAGCGAGGTGCGCTGGCTGAGGCGCGCGCGCGGCGTTGACCCGCGCATCGCACCCGAAGTGCTCGCCGAACTGCCCGGCTATGGCTTTGCGATGCGTTTCCTCGCTGACGCACCGGTGTGGAAAGAGGAACTGATCGCCGGACGCATCGATACGGATTTCGCCGCCGCGGTGGGCGCGCGCATCGCCGCCGTTCATGCCGCCACGGCGAACAACCCTGCCGACCACGATGCCTTTTCGACGCAGGCCATGTTTCGCGCGCTGCGGATCGACCCTTTTCTTCTCTATGTCGCGGATCGCGATGCCGAATGCGCGCCTGCACTGCGCGCGCTTGCCGAGGATCTGGCGCAGCGCCAGACGGCGCTTGTCCATGGCGACGTCAGCCCCAAGAATATTCTGGTGACTGCCGACGGCCCGCTGTTCCTTGACGCCGAATGCGCCGTCTATGGCGACCCCGCCTTTGACCTCGCTTTTTGCACCACCCATTTGCTGCTCAAAGCCGTGTGGTTCGACGACGTCCGGCTGAACGAAGCGGCGGCGGGGATGGTCGCGGCCTATTGCGCCGTCATCGACTGGGAAGCGCCCGAGGCGCTGCTGGGGCGGGCGGGCGCACTCACTGCCGCGCTGCTTTTGGCGCGGGTCGAGGGCAAGTCGCCCGCGCCTTATCTAACCGACCCCGATCATCGGCGCATTGTGCGCGATCAGGCCCGCGCGTGCCTGTTGGCGCCCGCGCCGCTCGATGCGCTCGTCGCCCAGTGGAAAAGGACAAATATATGA
- a CDS encoding alpha/beta hydrolase — MMMDPNGIDGLDAQFIGRASPTAPRIQAGGHPCQGIYWTAAGKRPKVAIIATHYNVDFSEHYIAPYFARQGFGFLGWNTRYRGMEDQFLLEHAIVDIGVGMKWLQEEAGVEAIVILGNSGGGSLMGAYQAEAIAPTLTDRLPAAGQDALATLVKGDLYISFNAHQGRPEVLTDWMDASVIDENDPVATDPELDPFNPDNGPPYSDDFIAKYRAAQRARNQRITDWAKAELERLNDAGIPDRIFPMFRCWGDLRCVDPAIDPSDRKPNWCYRGDPAIANRSPSIGRANSIKTWLNMWSLETSPCQGKPHLAKHDTPALVVQGTADTGVFPSDARKIFDFLGSEDKRLELITGAHYFEDSIEERQNAADLVGAWIREKL, encoded by the coding sequence ATGATGATGGACCCGAACGGGATTGACGGGCTGGACGCGCAATTTATCGGCCGCGCGTCGCCCACCGCGCCGCGTATTCAGGCAGGCGGCCATCCCTGTCAGGGCATTTACTGGACGGCGGCGGGCAAGCGGCCCAAGGTCGCGATCATCGCCACCCATTATAATGTCGATTTCTCCGAACATTATATCGCCCCTTATTTTGCGCGGCAGGGTTTCGGCTTCCTTGGCTGGAACACCCGCTATCGCGGGATGGAGGATCAATTTCTTCTGGAACATGCGATCGTCGATATCGGCGTCGGCATGAAATGGCTGCAAGAGGAAGCGGGGGTGGAGGCCATCGTCATCCTCGGCAATTCGGGCGGCGGTTCGCTGATGGGCGCCTATCAGGCCGAAGCGATTGCGCCGACGCTGACCGACCGGCTGCCTGCCGCCGGGCAGGATGCGCTTGCGACCCTTGTGAAGGGCGATCTTTATATCAGCTTCAACGCCCATCAGGGGCGGCCCGAGGTACTCACCGACTGGATGGATGCGTCGGTCATCGACGAAAATGACCCGGTCGCGACCGACCCCGAACTCGACCCTTTCAACCCCGACAATGGCCCGCCCTATTCGGACGACTTCATCGCAAAATATCGCGCCGCCCAGCGCGCACGCAACCAGCGCATCACCGATTGGGCGAAAGCCGAGCTTGAGCGGCTGAATGACGCGGGTATCCCCGACCGCATCTTCCCGATGTTCCGCTGCTGGGGCGACCTGCGCTGCGTTGATCCTGCCATTGACCCCTCGGACCGCAAGCCCAACTGGTGCTATCGCGGCGATCCCGCCATCGCCAATCGCTCGCCCAGCATCGGCCGCGCCAACAGCATTAAGACCTGGCTCAACATGTGGAGCCTCGAAACCTCGCCCTGTCAGGGCAAGCCGCATCTCGCCAAGCATGACACGCCCGCACTGGTCGTTCAGGGCACCGCCGACACCGGCGTTTTCCCCAGCGACGCGCGCAAGATTTTCGACTTTCTGGGCAGCGAGGACAAGCGCCTCGAACTCATCACCGGCGCCCATTATTTCGAGGATTCGATTGAGGAACGCCAGAATGCCGCCGATCTGGTCGGAGCATGGATCCGGGAGAAGCTGTAA
- a CDS encoding long-chain-fatty-acid--CoA ligase gives MQNVPLTVDRILDHAAAWHGGREIVSRDGEGRVTRSSYAAVHADAKRVSNALAAEGIKPGDRVATMAWNGARHLAAWYGAAGMGAVLHTLNPRLFLEQIAYIANHAGDRLLIADPAVADLVAELLPQVPSIEKVIFFCEAASLPETAYPAVAFDDWIAGHSSEFDWGDFDENLACGLCYTSGTTGNPKGVLYSHRSNYIHALMTLQRDALALSARDTVLLVVPMYHANAWGVVYSAPAVGAKLVLPGQRMDGESIYNLIEEEGVTYSAAVPTVWQMLLQYMQDNGKRFTTLERVTIGGSACPESLIRIFRDDYGVDVVQGWGMTETSPLGTVSVPNAAVAAQPEAAQMAYKLKQGRLLCGLEMKLVDDAGQRLPHDGKTPGRLMIKGPTIASAYFGGEGGDVLDEEGFFDTGDVSTIDDQGYMQITDRAKDVVKSGGEWISSIEIENIAGGHDAVAIAAVVGIAHPKWDERPILLCQLKPGKTADAADIRAYLDGRIAKWWMPDDIIFVDEIPLGATGKVDKKNIRAGLEGYELPFEVSR, from the coding sequence ATGCAAAATGTCCCGCTGACGGTCGATCGCATCCTCGATCATGCCGCGGCCTGGCATGGGGGGCGGGAGATTGTGTCGCGCGATGGCGAGGGCCGCGTCACCCGGTCGAGCTATGCCGCCGTCCATGCCGACGCAAAGCGCGTGTCGAACGCGCTTGCTGCTGAAGGCATAAAGCCCGGCGACCGGGTCGCCACCATGGCCTGGAATGGCGCGCGCCATTTGGCCGCCTGGTATGGCGCCGCGGGCATGGGGGCGGTGCTCCACACGCTCAACCCCCGGCTGTTCCTCGAACAAATTGCCTATATCGCCAACCATGCCGGGGACCGGCTGTTGATTGCCGATCCCGCGGTGGCGGACCTTGTTGCCGAATTGCTGCCGCAAGTGCCGTCGATCGAGAAAGTCATCTTCTTTTGCGAGGCCGCCTCGCTGCCCGAAACCGCTTATCCGGCGGTGGCGTTCGACGACTGGATCGCGGGGCATTCGAGCGAATTTGACTGGGGCGATTTTGACGAGAATCTCGCCTGCGGCCTCTGCTACACCAGCGGGACGACGGGCAATCCCAAGGGCGTGCTCTATTCGCACCGCTCCAACTATATCCATGCGCTGATGACCTTGCAGCGCGACGCGCTCGCCCTGTCGGCGCGCGATACGGTGCTGCTCGTTGTGCCCATGTATCATGCCAATGCCTGGGGCGTCGTCTATTCGGCGCCGGCGGTGGGGGCAAAGCTGGTGCTGCCGGGGCAGAGGATGGACGGCGAATCCATCTATAATCTGATCGAGGAAGAAGGGGTTACCTATTCGGCGGCGGTGCCGACCGTATGGCAGATGCTGCTTCAATATATGCAGGATAATGGCAAGCGCTTCACGACGCTGGAGCGGGTGACCATCGGCGGCTCGGCTTGTCCTGAATCGCTGATCCGCATTTTCCGCGACGATTATGGCGTCGATGTCGTCCAAGGCTGGGGCATGACCGAAACCTCGCCGCTTGGCACCGTATCGGTGCCCAATGCCGCGGTCGCCGCCCAGCCGGAAGCGGCGCAAATGGCCTATAAGCTCAAACAGGGTCGGCTGCTCTGCGGGCTGGAGATGAAGCTGGTTGATGATGCCGGGCAGCGCTTGCCGCATGACGGAAAAACGCCGGGCCGCCTGATGATCAAGGGGCCGACCATCGCCAGCGCCTATTTTGGCGGCGAAGGCGGCGATGTGCTCGACGAAGAGGGTTTTTTCGATACGGGCGACGTCAGCACCATCGACGATCAGGGCTATATGCAGATTACCGACCGGGCCAAGGATGTGGTCAAGTCGGGCGGCGAGTGGATCAGCTCGATCGAGATTGAGAATATCGCCGGCGGCCATGACGCCGTCGCCATCGCGGCGGTGGTCGGCATTGCCCATCCCAAATGGGACGAGCGCCCGATTTTGCTGTGCCAGCTCAAGCCTGGAAAGACTGCCGACGCCGCCGATATTCGCGCCTATCTCGACGGCCGAATTGCCAAATGGTGGATGCCCGACGACATCATCTTCGTCGACGAAATCCCCCTCGGCGCGACCGGCAAGGTCGACAAGAAAAACATCCGCGCAGGGCTGGAGGGCTATGAACTGCCTTTCGAGGTCAGCCGATAA
- a CDS encoding MarR family winged helix-turn-helix transcriptional regulator, translating into MRTNQLIIALFQRFCWLDEGLQARLHARGWPDVSRSQSMVMTNIVSGIVRPSDIARNLGVSRQAIHKTIAQMAALRIVDMAPDPKDRRHMIVSLTETGARMRRDAQRAMDTLTAQLAERLGQDRFDALLETLEADWGDNIER; encoded by the coding sequence ATGCGCACCAATCAATTGATCATCGCGCTGTTTCAGCGCTTTTGCTGGCTCGACGAAGGCTTGCAGGCGCGCCTGCACGCGCGCGGCTGGCCCGACGTCAGCCGGTCGCAATCCATGGTGATGACCAATATCGTCAGCGGAATCGTGCGCCCGTCGGATATCGCCCGCAATCTGGGGGTCAGCCGGCAGGCGATCCACAAGACCATCGCACAGATGGCGGCGCTGAGGATTGTCGATATGGCGCCCGATCCAAAGGACCGCCGCCATATGATTGTATCGCTGACCGAGACGGGCGCACGGATGCGCCGCGACGCGCAGCGCGCGATGGATACGCTGACCGCGCAGCTTGCCGAGCGGCTGGGACAGGATCGTTTCGATGCGCTGCTCGAAACGCTCGAAGCCGATTGGGGCGACAATATCGAGCGGTAA
- a CDS encoding NADPH-dependent FMN reductase: MTNIAVIVGSTREGSFNRLLGNAAIAALKEAGANVTDVDLATFDLPLYSAAIEANAFPADAQRLKSLFAAQDGLLFVSPEYNGSVPPLLKNAIDWASRPTGEESLIALSAYRGKASAVMSASISPFGGLRGLLHLRQILSTIQTLVIPEQVLVPNAHQAFDAAGNLTEALPASLVQMTANRLVAVAGALAA, encoded by the coding sequence GTGACCAACATTGCCGTTATCGTGGGAAGTACGCGCGAAGGTTCCTTTAACCGTCTGCTCGGCAATGCCGCGATAGCTGCGCTCAAGGAAGCCGGGGCGAATGTCACCGATGTCGACCTCGCGACATTTGATCTGCCGCTTTATTCGGCGGCGATTGAGGCCAATGCTTTTCCCGCGGATGCCCAGCGGCTGAAGAGCCTCTTCGCCGCGCAGGACGGGCTGCTCTTCGTCTCGCCCGAATATAATGGATCGGTGCCCCCGCTCCTGAAAAATGCCATCGACTGGGCGTCGCGCCCGACGGGTGAGGAATCGCTGATCGCGCTTTCGGCCTATCGCGGCAAGGCGAGCGCAGTGATGTCGGCGTCGATTAGCCCCTTTGGCGGGCTGCGCGGGCTGCTTCATCTGCGGCAGATACTCTCGACCATCCAGACTCTGGTGATCCCTGAACAAGTGCTCGTGCCCAACGCGCATCAGGCATTTGATGCAGCGGGGAATTTGACCGAGGCGCTTCCCGCCTCGCTCGTCCAGATGACCGCAAACCGCCTCGTCGCCGTCGCGGGTGCGCTCGCAGCCTGA
- a CDS encoding MarR family winged helix-turn-helix transcriptional regulator, with translation MASKTQSFRHSAEYYTHPENSIGYLARIVFRSFSRLLERKTLTHDVSAGQWRFLRQLWREDGITQRELSERVGMREPTTVVALKGLEKAGFITRKKTEEDRRKTYIYLTPHARKLELILAPMNAEVHEVATRGMTDKEVETLQALMRRVIDNLAEETANLAVLSDVKA, from the coding sequence TTGGCCAGCAAGACGCAAAGCTTTCGCCATTCGGCGGAATATTACACGCATCCGGAAAACAGCATCGGCTATCTCGCGCGGATCGTCTTTCGTTCCTTCTCGCGGCTGCTCGAACGCAAGACGCTCACCCATGATGTGTCGGCGGGACAATGGCGCTTCCTGCGCCAGCTCTGGCGCGAGGACGGCATCACCCAGCGCGAGCTGAGCGAAAGGGTGGGAATGCGCGAACCGACCACCGTGGTCGCGCTCAAGGGTCTGGAAAAAGCGGGCTTCATCACCCGCAAGAAGACCGAGGAGGATCGACGCAAAACCTATATTTATCTCACCCCGCACGCCAGGAAGCTCGAGCTTATCCTCGCGCCGATGAATGCCGAAGTGCATGAAGTGGCGACGCGCGGCATGACGGACAAGGAAGTGGAGACGCTTCAGGCGCTGATGCGGCGGGTGATCGACAATCTGGCGGAGGAAACCGCCAATCTGGCGGTTCTTTCGGACGTCAAGGCATAG